The following nucleotide sequence is from Cytophagia bacterium CHB2.
GTCAACGAGGTCAAGCGGCTTCCAGCACCAATTCGCGCATCCGAATCGGCTGTTCCGTCGCAATGATCGTCTGAACGATGCGATCAATGTAAAGCGCCACCTTGCCTTCGAGCGTTTTATTGTCGCAATTCGGGCAAAGTGAGGCCGGCACGTTCTTGACTTGAATGTGCAAGCCATTGCGGCTGAAGTTGACGTTGGTTGTTCCCGAAGTCATTGCGGAGCGGCATTTTGAGCAGGTGATCATAGGGCTATTTCGGCTGCCATTGGTTGATGAATTCTCTCGCTTCTTGCAGGGCATTGATTTCAGATTCCGTCCAAACGGAAGTCGACAAAAGCTGTTTCCTCTAAGCCTCCACATCGGCTTTGAAATGGTTGGTGTCAGGAGAATGCTGCTGTTTTAACAACTCCAGCAATGCTTTCTTTTTGCCGAGAGGCAACACACCCAACTGTTGCACAAGTTGATGAGTGATAGCGTCCATGGTCACATGTTCTTGAAATTGAATCCAATGACAGCCCAATAGTATGCCAGGAAACATACAAGAACGATAACTCAATCGCAAAGAGAATTTTGACGGTCATCGGCACGTAGCATTTAATTGGGCAAAACAACTGACCTCTGAAAATTCGAGTGCCGTTCTCACGGCCACCACTTGGCGGTATCGACTATGGCGCGGGCGGTTTCGCGCAGCGCCGGGACGCCGCCTTGCGCGGCAATGACGGGGAGCAGCGCTTTACCCGTGGGATAAAGCCGTCTAATAGTGACGAGTACCCTGGACATAACTTATCCAACGGGGTGAATGGCTTGGAGAAGTTGTGGTCGCCGGGTGCGCGCAAAGGCCCGCAACGTTGCCGACAGTTCTTCAAACTTTGAGCGGCACGCGGTAGATGACCGCAGGGTATTTTCGTTATCCCCCCAATCATGAAATCAAGGAGCATCTTGCTTTGTAAAAAAGTTTTCTCTATCTTTATCTGAGTTTGATCGTTTCCTTGACCCGGTTGAAAGAGGAAATCCGATGGCTCCGGTGCCGGAAAAGATTCTGTGGCTGGTCTCGCGCGGTTACATTGAATTTTCAGGCAAGGGGTACAAACAACTATTTGCCGGGCCCTATGATGAAGACGATGTCAAGAACGCCATCTTGTTCGGCCAGGTTGTGAAGAAAGAGCGCGACGAAACCAAAGTGGCAAAACACAAATACACAATCATCGGTCCGGCGCAGAATGGAGTATCGTTATATTGTTGCGGTAAAATTCGCAAGAAAATTTCGGGAGAAGAGTATTTCATCATAACTTTTCACGACGACAAATCATGAAACGAAAAAAAACTTCACAAGAGCTCTGCCCTATGTGCGGACAGGGCACGACGCACGTAGAAAAACTGGATTACAAGCTCAAAGATGAAAACGGCGGGGAGTTTACTGTGCCGCAGCTTGAAGTTGAAATCTGTAATTTCTGTGGCGAGCACATTTTCAATATGGCTGCTGTGCGCAAAGCTCGCGCAGTGCAGGGCAATACCGGGAAAATTTTTCTGCGCTTGCAGCCTACGCTCCAAAACGCACTGGCGGCGCGTGCGCGCAATAACAAACGCTCACTCGCGCAGGAAGCTCAACATTTACTCGAAACCAGCCTCGGCGCGAATTGAGCTCTCCACCTCCGAAAATCACACTCGCTTCTTATCAAGCGCGTATTTAGTCTCTTCTTTTTTGTGCTCAAATGCCATATTGTTTCGCAACATAAATGTTGTGTTACTCACCCTTCACCCTTCCACATCCTTCTCACGGCTACCACTTGGCGGTATCGACGAGGCGTGGGCGGTTTCGCGTAGATCCCGCCCGGGCATCTTATTCAGGGATAAAACTGCAGAACAGCGTTTTATCCAGCGGCTAATGCCATCTTTTAAGGTGTGCACTTTTGTCGAAGATTCTCCACCTCAATGCGCCGGGCCCAGCAACACCGCATTCATAAACAACAAATTCAAACCATCCATGAAGGCGCGGTAGTTGGGGTCTTCGGCGAAAGCGATGACGTGGCCGCGGCCCAGGCGTTGATACATGAGATAAGCTTTGTTGGCAATCTGCTTGCGCGAGGTTTCCCACGTGAAGCCGCTGGCAAGCACTTTGTCTTCGGCGAGATAAACGCCGACATTCACACCTTTGTCGAGCGTGAGCGGCGTGTAGATGTTGCGACTTTCGACCATGGCAATCGCGCGACCGTCGTCATAGCCGGCGCTCAACCAATGCGTCGGCTCCAGGTGCATGCGCATCAAAGCGCCGGGCGTGTATTCCGGCAATTCCTCTTTTGGTTGAATGGCCTTCTCCAAATCATAAGCGCCGGAGGCTGTGGCGGGCGGCGCTTCTTCTTTTTTTTCTTTTCCGGCTTCGCGCTCGGGCTTGCCGTTCTTCAATTCGCGCGAGGTTGCGAGCAAATCGACTTTCTCCTGCGTCAGCCAGCGCGTGGCATCACCGAATGTGATCAATGTGCCGCCGCCGCTAATCCACGTCTTGAGACGTTGCACGATACTTTCGTTTAAAATCCCAGAATACCCTCCGCCCCAGAAGCCCGAACCATCCGGAAGAATCAAGACATTAAACTTGTCCAAATCTGCCGCGCCGAGTTGCCAGGAGTTGATTACTGTCACCGGATAGCCGTACATTTGCTCGAGTACGTAGCGCGTCCAGCCGGCGGAAAGCGGGCTGGTCGGCATGTTGTAAGCCATCGCCACCTTGGGTTTGCGAATGAATTGCACATGATTACTGCCGAAATTGACGCCCTCACTCACCCAGGAATTATCCGTGGCAAGCACCTCGACGCCATGATCAGCAGCCAACTTTTGCATGCGCACAAAAAGATCATCGGGATTGTCTTTAGTTTTGATGATCAACGAGCCGCGCGGAAACTTGCGGCCCTCAAGAGTGAATTCTTTGTCCGAAGTGTGTACGCGCACATTTTGCCGCAGCAAATCCGCCAGCGCAGCGGCAGCAGTATTTTTGCCCCAGGCCAGCAGATAGGCAAGATGCGCCTGGCCGCCGTGAACCTGGCCTTGCGCGACAGGCGGCGTTTTGAGTGTGCTCAAATTTCCCGTAGAAGGAACTTCGGCAGCGTAGCATTCGACATTATACAGCAAGGGCAACGACCAGCCGGTGACATCATAGAACTCATCCGGCAGGCGTTTTTTGCGGCGTTGCAATTGTTCTTCGATGAATGCCTGGTCCATGTTGGTTTGCCGGTCCATCAGGGTTTTGAGCAAACGTTTTGCCGGTTGCGCCAGCGGAACGACAAACGTTCCGGCAGGAAAATTTTTCGAAGCGAGCCGGCCTTCGAAATAATCACGCACGCGGGAGTTGGTGAATGCCGCCTCGGCGCGTTTGATCTCGATGCCCTGCTGCATCAGCAGCGTCGCCAGCTTGATGGCGCGATTGGGATCGCTGCCCGGCGCGATGATATATTCCTTCACCAGCTCGCGGCTGCCTTCTTCAATCGCGGTGCGGCGATAATTGTAAAAATAACGCAGCAGATCGACGCGATTATTCGCTGCCATTTCCGCGGTGGACAGCGAAGCAATGAAATGATGGTGCACGGCATCACGATAGCGCA
It contains:
- a CDS encoding peptidase M14; its protein translation is MPRALRQLVLLYMMLLCFQSLFSQSFEFYAGAVYDPNVPTLKNVVGHDWAEKITLHHEAERYIHALAKASPRIELIKYAESWEGRSLYYLIVASEKNLGRVAEIKQAMQKLADTRNLTATQADELINNMPAIVWLTYGVHGNEISSTDAALLMAYHLAAAQNDSVSRKILAQGVVLIDPMQNPDGRDRYVNYLRQTQGRWPDENQLSAEHNELWPSGRVNHYLFDMNRDWFANTQPETQGRTRSFLEWHPQVFVDLHEMGSGQTYYFAPPADPKNPNMTTQQADWLARFGRNNAKWFDRFRFDYFTREIFDSFYPGYGEGWPIFQGAIGMTYEQAGADGLVIQRDDETLLRYRDAVHHHFIASLSTAEMAANNRVDLLRYFYNYRRTAIEEGSRELVKEYIIAPGSDPNRAIKLATLLMQQGIEIKRAEAAFTNSRVRDYFEGRLASKNFPAGTFVVPLAQPAKRLLKTLMDRQTNMDQAFIEEQLQRRKKRLPDEFYDVTGWSLPLLYNVECYAAEVPSTGNLSTLKTPPVAQGQVHGGQAHLAYLLAWGKNTAAAALADLLRQNVRVHTSDKEFTLEGRKFPRGSLIIKTKDNPDDLFVRMQKLAADHGVEVLATDNSWVSEGVNFGSNHVQFIRKPKVAMAYNMPTSPLSAGWTRYVLEQMYGYPVTVINSWQLGAADLDKFNVLILPDGSGFWGGGYSGILNESIVQRLKTWISGGGTLITFGDATRWLTQEKVDLLATSRELKNGKPEREAGKEKKEEAPPATASGAYDLEKAIQPKEELPEYTPGALMRMHLEPTHWLSAGYDDGRAIAMVESRNIYTPLTLDKGVNVGVYLAEDKVLASGFTWETSRKQIANKAYLMYQRLGRGHVIAFAEDPNYRAFMDGLNLLFMNAVLLGPAH
- a CDS encoding YgiT-type zinc finger protein, which produces MWRLRGNSFCRLPFGRNLKSMPCKKRENSSTNGSRNSPMITCSKCRSAMTSGTTNVNFSRNGLHIQVKNVPASLCPNCDNKTLEGKVALYIDRIVQTIIATEQPIRMRELVLEAA
- a CDS encoding YgiT-type zinc finger protein, whose product is MKRKKTSQELCPMCGQGTTHVEKLDYKLKDENGGEFTVPQLEVEICNFCGEHIFNMAAVRKARAVQGNTGKIFLRLQPTLQNALAARARNNKRSLAQEAQHLLETSLGAN